In Arthrobacter sp. B3I4, the following proteins share a genomic window:
- a CDS encoding SRPBCC domain-containing protein, translating to MHKESVNEEHSGLALNLEYTLEAGPEEVFRMLTDAAELEKWWGPHGFTIPAVELNLTEGGRYRFRMAPPEGEPFHLSGEFLEIDPPWRLVYTFRWEEPAPDDRDTVVDLSLLGADDGTRVVLSQGPFLTEERLALHRSGWTESLEKLQAVLRDKAE from the coding sequence ATGCATAAGGAAAGCGTGAACGAAGAGCACAGCGGTCTGGCCCTGAATCTGGAGTACACGCTCGAGGCCGGTCCGGAGGAAGTCTTCCGAATGCTGACCGATGCGGCCGAACTGGAGAAGTGGTGGGGTCCGCACGGCTTCACCATCCCCGCCGTCGAACTGAACCTCACCGAAGGCGGCCGGTACCGGTTCCGGATGGCGCCGCCGGAGGGCGAACCGTTCCACCTCTCCGGCGAGTTCCTGGAGATCGACCCGCCCTGGCGCCTGGTGTACACGTTTCGCTGGGAGGAGCCCGCACCCGATGACCGGGACACCGTCGTCGACCTCTCGCTCCTGGGCGCCGACGACGGCACGCGGGTGGTGCTCTCGCAGGGGCCCTTCCTGACGGAGGAACGGCTCGCGCTGCACCGCAGCGGCTGGACCGAGTCACTTGAGAAACTGCAGGCGGTCCTGCGGGACAAGGCAGAATAG
- a CDS encoding GYD domain-containing protein, translated as MSKYLFEANYVGDGIKGLMREGGTKRRDALVDALESVGGSLECFYYAFGDTDVLGVFDVPGTAAAAALSLMINSTGNVDVRLRPLMTVEDLDEAAKKTPSYRAPGR; from the coding sequence ATGAGCAAGTATCTGTTTGAAGCGAATTACGTGGGCGACGGAATCAAGGGACTGATGCGCGAAGGGGGCACCAAGCGGCGTGACGCCCTGGTGGACGCCCTCGAGTCCGTCGGTGGATCGCTTGAGTGCTTCTATTACGCCTTCGGGGACACCGACGTCCTCGGCGTCTTCGATGTTCCGGGCACCGCCGCCGCCGCGGCCCTCTCCCTGATGATCAACTCCACCGGCAACGTGGACGTGCGGTTGAGGCCGCTGATGACCGTGGAAGACCTCGACGAAGCGGCCAAGAAGACACCGTCCTACCGGGCCCCCGGGCGGTAG
- a CDS encoding amidase — MSKPAQPAAGAAEAPGKAILAAIASGRRTVSETARECLDTIQAREPDIKAFVHLDPEAVLAEARELDRIPPGDRAKPLLGLPVGVKDLIDTADQPTEYGSRLFAGHRPAGDAAVVRKLRDAGALPVGKTVTTEFACFSPGPTRNPRDLQRTPGGSSSGSAAAVAAGMLPVALGTQTAGSVIRPASFCGIVGFKPTFGAIDRTGVFPISETLDTVGLLSRSVADISVVFDVVRAGSSRSDAQAGAGAGATVSPGGTKPVRLGFARPVEWDRADPETRAGLEALKLQLMDSNTQVVETSLPAEYDGLTAAQSLIMDFEVSKALMSRCEKNPELVSSSLMEVLKRGAAISASDYSAALELADKCRAMLPEVFGAIDAVVVPAVIGEAPMGLQATGDPLFGRSWTLLHCPAISLPLLEGPNGLPVGVQLVGNLHRDDDLLRTAQSLMDWSR, encoded by the coding sequence ATGTCTAAGCCGGCCCAGCCCGCGGCCGGGGCGGCCGAAGCCCCGGGCAAGGCGATCCTGGCAGCAATCGCCTCCGGGCGAAGGACCGTTTCCGAGACGGCCCGCGAATGCCTGGACACGATCCAGGCCCGGGAGCCGGACATCAAGGCGTTCGTGCACCTGGACCCGGAGGCCGTGCTCGCGGAGGCAAGGGAACTCGACCGCATCCCACCGGGGGATAGGGCAAAGCCCCTGCTCGGGCTGCCGGTCGGCGTCAAGGACCTCATCGACACCGCAGACCAGCCCACCGAATACGGCTCGAGGCTGTTTGCCGGTCATCGTCCCGCGGGCGACGCAGCCGTGGTGCGGAAGCTGCGGGACGCGGGAGCGCTGCCCGTCGGCAAGACCGTGACGACGGAGTTCGCCTGCTTCAGCCCCGGCCCGACACGAAACCCGCGCGACCTGCAGCGCACTCCCGGTGGCTCCTCGAGTGGCTCGGCGGCGGCCGTTGCCGCGGGGATGCTTCCGGTTGCGCTCGGGACCCAGACGGCTGGTTCCGTTATCCGGCCGGCGTCGTTCTGCGGCATCGTCGGGTTCAAGCCCACCTTTGGTGCGATTGACCGGACCGGAGTGTTCCCGATCAGCGAAACCCTGGACACCGTGGGGCTGCTCAGCCGCAGCGTTGCCGACATTTCGGTGGTCTTTGACGTGGTCCGGGCCGGTTCCTCCCGCAGCGATGCACAGGCCGGTGCCGGCGCAGGCGCGACGGTGAGTCCGGGCGGGACGAAACCCGTGAGGCTCGGATTCGCCCGACCCGTTGAATGGGACAGGGCGGACCCGGAGACCCGCGCAGGCCTGGAAGCCTTGAAGCTCCAGCTGATGGACAGCAACACCCAGGTCGTGGAAACCAGCCTTCCGGCCGAATACGACGGCCTGACCGCCGCCCAGTCCCTCATCATGGACTTCGAAGTCAGCAAGGCGCTGATGAGCCGCTGCGAGAAGAATCCGGAACTGGTGAGCAGCAGCCTGATGGAGGTCCTGAAACGCGGCGCAGCCATCTCGGCGTCGGACTACTCCGCCGCCCTGGAACTGGCCGACAAGTGCAGGGCCATGCTGCCCGAGGTCTTCGGGGCAATCGACGCCGTCGTGGTCCCGGCCGTGATCGGTGAAGCGCCGATGGGACTGCAGGCCACAGGAGACCCCCTGTTCGGCCGTTCGTGGACGCTGCTCCACTGTCCTGCCATCTCGCTTCCCCTTCTGGAGGGACCTAACGGACTGCCGGTTGGTGTCCAGCTGGTTGGCAACCTTCACCGGGACGATGACCTGCTCAGGACGGCCCAGAGCCTGATGGACTGGAGCCGCTGA
- a CDS encoding TIGR00366 family protein, with translation MSSSVPQADAGAKTPEIRRRNLIQRFTDLCVRYVERFMPDPYLFAVILTLVVVVMILLWVPNASGAGIIQSWYQGVWGTNNIFTFALQMVLILVSGYTLAEAPVVKKGLNWLASKPRNQVEGALLCFGAAAVANLLNWGLGLVVGALLGRRIFARLSNANFGYMIAAGYMGYMLWTNGLSSSIALANTDTTSKLNVIYTLTHQVVPLDLTILQPYSWVTVLVAIAALALLIWKMAPHETDDVDRDALLAAEPAEAPREDRPRTFADRLEGLWILNVALFLAGAAYFVISGFALNISSMVMLFTILAAALHGTPIRFIRAFTEAAKTCGPLLLQYPLYGGIVGLLAYAPNQNTHPLQVVISSAIVAGASVATLPFLNFLGSIIISLFIPSGGGHWAVQGPIAVETALQLGQNSPTYLGKISMSVAAGEAVANMIQPFWLLPVLAIAKLNVRKVMGYTVAAFLVGFVVFGIAMLIVPYV, from the coding sequence ATGTCATCATCTGTGCCGCAGGCCGACGCCGGAGCAAAGACCCCCGAAATTCGTCGAAGGAACCTTATTCAGCGGTTCACGGACCTCTGTGTGCGGTACGTGGAGCGGTTCATGCCGGACCCGTACCTCTTCGCCGTCATCCTGACCCTCGTCGTCGTGGTCATGATCCTGCTGTGGGTCCCCAACGCGTCCGGCGCCGGCATCATCCAGAGCTGGTACCAGGGTGTCTGGGGAACCAACAACATCTTCACCTTCGCGCTCCAGATGGTGCTGATCCTGGTCAGCGGCTACACGCTGGCGGAGGCGCCGGTGGTGAAGAAGGGCCTGAACTGGCTTGCTTCCAAGCCGCGGAACCAGGTTGAGGGAGCCCTGCTCTGCTTCGGCGCCGCCGCCGTCGCCAACCTGCTGAACTGGGGCCTTGGCCTGGTGGTCGGTGCGCTGCTGGGCCGGCGTATCTTTGCCCGGCTGTCCAACGCCAACTTCGGCTACATGATCGCCGCCGGCTACATGGGCTACATGCTGTGGACGAACGGTCTTTCCAGCTCGATCGCCCTGGCCAACACGGACACTACGAGCAAGTTGAACGTCATCTACACGCTGACGCACCAGGTGGTTCCGCTGGACCTGACCATCCTCCAGCCCTACAGCTGGGTGACGGTGCTCGTCGCCATCGCAGCCCTGGCCCTGCTCATCTGGAAGATGGCCCCGCACGAGACCGACGACGTCGACCGCGACGCGCTGCTCGCGGCCGAACCTGCCGAAGCTCCCCGCGAGGACAGGCCGCGGACCTTCGCGGACCGCCTTGAGGGTCTCTGGATCCTGAACGTGGCGCTGTTCCTTGCCGGTGCAGCATATTTTGTGATCAGCGGCTTCGCGCTCAACATTTCCTCCATGGTCATGCTGTTCACTATTCTGGCCGCCGCGCTGCACGGCACTCCGATCCGTTTCATCCGCGCCTTTACCGAGGCGGCCAAGACCTGCGGCCCGCTTCTGCTGCAGTACCCGCTGTACGGCGGCATCGTGGGTCTGCTGGCGTATGCTCCGAACCAGAACACCCACCCGCTTCAGGTGGTCATCTCCTCCGCCATCGTTGCCGGGGCATCGGTGGCGACCCTTCCCTTCCTGAACTTCCTCGGCTCCATCATCATCTCGCTCTTTATCCCGTCCGGCGGCGGCCACTGGGCCGTTCAAGGACCGATCGCCGTCGAAACTGCCCTTCAGCTGGGTCAGAACTCGCCCACCTACCTGGGCAAGATTTCCATGTCGGTCGCGGCGGGTGAAGCCGTGGCCAACATGATCCAGCCCTTCTGGCTGCTGCCGGTGCTGGCCATCGCGAAGCTCAACGTCCGCAAGGTCATGGGCTACACCGTGGCCGCCTTCCTGGTCGGCTTCGTGGTCTTCGGCATCGCCATGCTGATTGTTCCATATGTCTAA
- a CDS encoding amidase, with protein MSTMQSLVAAGPFGATSVVEVAARLRRREITAQKLTEQALSAAHQLNPALNCFVTIDDEGAKRAAQQADRELESGLDRGPLHGIPVGVKDMIATSGLRTTMGSRHFSDHIPTADAEVVTSLRNCGAVIIGKTQTHEFAYGPTSDRAATGPARNPHDLQRMTGGSSGGSGAAVAAGIVPIALGTDTGGSVRVPAALCGIVGLRPTQGALSSTGVFPLSPAMDIVGPLAATVADAAAAWWALCAKPDYAGTVTPPWSAYPTPDRSRGLALRFGELACELTRKTSDVVQEAAQYAIRALSGSGAGVPTVGVPEIDECLDPYGIIQSAEAYAIHAERVQQAPELFDAEVLDRLRAAAEVRGWEYVQALQTRNRLRSAVLQRLASVDIVIMPTVPIEAPAIGQRELDGQAGWTSPRAALLSMTSPWSVLGFPAVSVPVPGTGAELPRSVQLVGKPGHEHQLLDAAAALEGSLKASDG; from the coding sequence ATGAGCACAATGCAGTCGTTAGTTGCGGCAGGCCCCTTCGGTGCCACTTCCGTCGTCGAGGTCGCCGCCCGGCTACGGCGCCGCGAAATCACCGCCCAGAAACTCACAGAACAGGCCCTCAGCGCGGCACACCAGCTCAATCCCGCGCTCAACTGCTTCGTCACCATTGACGATGAAGGCGCCAAACGGGCCGCCCAGCAGGCGGACCGGGAACTGGAGTCCGGTCTTGACCGCGGCCCGCTCCATGGCATTCCCGTAGGCGTCAAGGACATGATCGCCACCTCGGGGCTGCGCACCACCATGGGCTCCCGCCACTTCAGCGACCACATTCCGACGGCGGACGCGGAGGTGGTCACGTCGCTGCGCAACTGCGGCGCGGTGATTATCGGCAAGACCCAGACGCACGAGTTCGCCTACGGTCCGACCAGCGACCGCGCTGCCACCGGCCCGGCCCGCAATCCCCACGACCTGCAACGGATGACCGGAGGATCAAGCGGGGGATCGGGGGCTGCCGTGGCGGCGGGCATCGTGCCCATCGCCCTGGGAACCGACACCGGAGGCTCGGTGCGGGTACCGGCAGCGTTGTGCGGGATTGTCGGCCTGAGGCCTACCCAAGGGGCGTTGAGTTCGACAGGGGTCTTCCCCTTGTCACCCGCCATGGACATCGTCGGTCCTTTGGCCGCCACCGTCGCTGATGCCGCCGCCGCCTGGTGGGCTCTCTGCGCGAAACCCGACTACGCCGGTACCGTCACTCCGCCGTGGAGCGCGTATCCCACTCCGGACCGTTCCCGCGGGCTCGCGCTCAGGTTCGGCGAGCTGGCCTGCGAGCTGACCCGGAAGACCTCCGACGTCGTGCAGGAGGCCGCGCAGTACGCAATCCGCGCTCTGAGCGGCTCAGGCGCCGGCGTCCCCACCGTCGGCGTGCCTGAAATCGACGAATGCCTCGACCCGTACGGGATCATCCAGTCCGCGGAAGCCTATGCGATCCACGCGGAAAGGGTTCAACAGGCGCCGGAGTTGTTTGACGCGGAAGTCCTGGACCGGCTCAGGGCCGCTGCGGAGGTGCGCGGCTGGGAGTACGTGCAAGCGCTTCAAACACGGAACCGCCTTCGGTCAGCCGTACTGCAGAGGCTCGCGTCCGTGGACATCGTGATCATGCCGACGGTACCCATCGAAGCCCCGGCCATCGGACAGCGCGAGCTCGACGGCCAGGCAGGCTGGACAAGCCCACGGGCTGCCCTGCTGTCGATGACCTCACCCTGGAGCGTGCTGGGCTTTCCGGCCGTCAGCGTCCCCGTTCCGGGCACAGGCGCGGAACTGCCGCGATCCGTCCAACTCGTGGGCAAACCCGGGCACGAACACCAACTCCTCGACGCGGCGGCGGCGCTGGAAGGAAGCCTCAAGGCCTCCGATGGTTAG
- a CDS encoding YoaK family protein: MLKRLKSAEPARLHLILMLVLTFSTGVIDAVGYLGLDRVFTGNMTGNVVILGMALIGADNLPVVGPSIALACFMLGAVIAGRALRPEAAGWSRRTTALLTAVGATMAAVAVVLFLHAPHAGDPVTLAITGALAVAMGIQAATARHLAVKDVTTVVVTSTLTGLAADSRLGGGSGAHGGRRLGAVVLILCGATVGAALLHMHPGLGVLLTALLTLGVAVAGGIARKQARGEEVEEAAAAGPATAAASGR; encoded by the coding sequence ATGCTTAAACGATTAAAGTCCGCCGAACCGGCCCGGTTGCACCTGATCTTGATGCTGGTGCTGACGTTCTCCACCGGGGTGATCGACGCTGTGGGCTACCTCGGCCTGGACCGGGTCTTCACCGGCAACATGACCGGTAACGTGGTGATCCTTGGCATGGCCCTGATCGGCGCGGACAACCTGCCCGTGGTGGGCCCGTCCATTGCGTTGGCCTGCTTCATGCTCGGCGCCGTGATCGCCGGCCGCGCCCTGCGGCCCGAAGCCGCGGGCTGGAGCCGGCGGACCACGGCCCTACTCACCGCCGTCGGTGCCACCATGGCCGCCGTCGCCGTCGTCCTGTTCCTCCACGCCCCGCACGCCGGCGACCCCGTCACCCTGGCGATCACCGGAGCCCTCGCCGTCGCGATGGGAATCCAGGCGGCCACCGCCCGGCACCTGGCCGTCAAGGATGTCACCACGGTGGTGGTGACCTCGACGCTGACCGGCCTGGCCGCGGATTCCCGGCTCGGCGGCGGATCCGGCGCGCACGGCGGACGCCGGCTGGGCGCCGTGGTGCTGATCCTGTGCGGCGCCACCGTGGGCGCCGCGCTGCTGCATATGCATCCGGGGCTTGGGGTGTTGCTGACCGCGCTGCTCACGCTCGGGGTAGCGGTGGCGGGCGGGATCGCCCGGAAGCAGGCCCGGGGCGAAGAGGTCGAAGAGGCCGCCGCCGCAGGGCCTGCGACGGCGGCGGCCTCCGGCCGCTAA
- a CDS encoding MFS transporter, with product MPEDNPRVSPEEVALIRSTDGMLAEERSLATEEEKVPWWYFFKSRTLVCNALGYFAFQYVNFMILTWTPKYLQDQFGFNLGSLWYLGMIPWIGSCFTVLFGGKISDWLRRRTGSLWSARSGFAAVSLLLTTLCFCLIPMVHSVWAVLLIMAIGNALNSLPNAVYWIVIIDTAPSRAGTFGGISHFITNIATIVAPTLTGFLVALHGYNSMFIATAVATGIGMLAMVFVKPGVRTKRQPTGISA from the coding sequence CTGCCGGAGGACAATCCCCGCGTCTCACCGGAGGAAGTAGCCCTTATCCGCAGCACCGACGGCATGCTCGCCGAGGAACGCAGCCTTGCCACGGAAGAAGAGAAAGTGCCGTGGTGGTACTTCTTCAAGAGCCGCACCCTGGTGTGCAACGCCCTCGGATACTTCGCCTTCCAGTACGTGAACTTCATGATCCTGACGTGGACGCCGAAGTACCTGCAGGACCAGTTCGGCTTCAATCTCGGTTCGCTTTGGTACCTGGGCATGATTCCCTGGATCGGTTCCTGCTTCACCGTGCTCTTTGGCGGAAAGATCTCCGACTGGCTGCGCCGGCGCACCGGAAGCCTCTGGAGCGCACGCAGTGGATTCGCTGCTGTGTCGCTGCTGCTGACCACGCTGTGCTTCTGCCTGATCCCGATGGTCCACAGCGTCTGGGCGGTTCTGTTGATCATGGCAATCGGCAACGCGTTGAACTCGCTGCCCAATGCCGTCTACTGGATCGTCATCATCGACACCGCCCCCTCCCGCGCCGGCACCTTCGGCGGCATCAGCCACTTCATTACCAACATCGCCACCATCGTCGCGCCCACTCTCACCGGTTTCCTGGTCGCGCTCCACGGTTACAACTCGATGTTCATCGCCACCGCGGTGGCAACCGGAATCGGCATGCTGGCCATGGTATTCGTCAAGCCCGGCGTCCGTACGAAGCGTCAGCCGACCGGGATAAGCGCATGA
- a CDS encoding histidine phosphatase family protein, whose translation MTLTTFALIRHGQTDWNAERRLQGSTDIPLNDVGRAQARDAVAALSGSGWDAVVSSPLSRAAETADLIAAGLGLSVARRVPELTERSYGPAEGMQDGPELDKLRIPGGFRGAESEADAANRGLAVLEELAEEYRGCRVLVVTHGSLLRVSLSRAAGRPLPSIDNAVLNLAHHHAVDGWQLEYLNGERLSTADAL comes from the coding sequence ATGACCCTCACAACCTTCGCCCTCATCCGCCACGGCCAGACGGACTGGAATGCGGAGCGCAGGCTTCAGGGATCCACCGACATTCCGTTGAACGACGTCGGCCGGGCGCAGGCGCGGGACGCCGTCGCCGCCCTGTCCGGCTCCGGCTGGGACGCCGTCGTGTCCTCGCCGTTGAGCCGGGCCGCGGAAACGGCCGACCTGATCGCCGCCGGGCTGGGACTCAGCGTGGCCCGACGCGTGCCGGAGCTGACAGAGCGCTCCTACGGCCCGGCGGAAGGCATGCAGGACGGGCCCGAGCTCGATAAGCTGCGGATCCCCGGCGGATTCCGCGGGGCCGAGAGCGAAGCCGACGCCGCGAACCGCGGGCTGGCGGTGCTGGAAGAACTGGCGGAGGAGTACCGCGGTTGCCGCGTCCTGGTGGTGACGCACGGGTCGCTGCTCCGGGTGAGCCTCAGCCGGGCAGCCGGCCGCCCGCTACCGAGCATCGACAACGCCGTGCTGAACCTGGCCCACCACCACGCCGTCGACGGCTGGCAGCTCGAGTACCTCAATGGGGAACGGCTGAGCACCGCCGACGCGCTCTGA
- a CDS encoding FAD-binding monooxygenase, with translation MHFHHYGYVSGDPRVQPAAGVGLNRPEELPDEVDVLIVGTGPAGMVAAAQLSQFPGITTRIVERRPGRLVIGQADGIQARSVETFQAFGFAERIIAEAYRITEMAFWKPDPADPSRIHRAARTLDDPSGISEFPHLIVNQARVLDYFAEFMANSPTRMKPDYGYEFHGLEVGEGEYPVSVTLAHSSGPDAGVERVVRAKYVIGADGARSKVRDAIGCTMAGDKANHAWGVMDVLANTDFPDIRTKCAITSGGGGSILLIPREGGHLFRMYVDLGVVPENDAGAVRNTSIEQIIAKANAIIHPYTLDVRNVAWHSVYEVGHRLTDRFDDVVPAERGTRTPRVFITGDACHTHSAKAGQGMNVSMQDGFNIGWKLGHVLEGRSPESLLTTYSEERQVVAKNLIDFDKEWSTLMAKKPEEFDSPSQLEDFYVSTAEFPAGFMTQYAPSMLIGEAEHQELAAGFPIGKRFKSAPVHRVCDTNPVHLGHQAKADGRWRIYVFADPAVAGEPSPTTDLAAWLAEAPESPLAGTPEGLDRDAWFELKVIYQQEHTGVDITAVPAVFKPQVGPFQLNYLDNVYAADPNADIFEQRGLDRSGVVVVVRPDQYVATVLPLTATAELGAFFAPLLPDRMAHRV, from the coding sequence GTGCACTTCCACCACTACGGTTATGTATCCGGAGACCCCCGGGTCCAGCCAGCCGCCGGCGTCGGCCTGAACCGGCCTGAAGAGCTTCCCGACGAGGTTGACGTGCTCATCGTGGGGACCGGGCCCGCCGGCATGGTCGCCGCCGCGCAACTTTCCCAGTTCCCGGGCATCACCACCCGGATCGTGGAACGGCGGCCCGGTCGGCTGGTCATCGGCCAGGCGGACGGCATCCAGGCCCGCAGCGTGGAAACCTTCCAGGCGTTCGGCTTTGCCGAGCGCATCATCGCCGAGGCCTACCGGATCACCGAGATGGCCTTCTGGAAGCCGGACCCCGCCGATCCGTCCCGCATCCACCGGGCCGCCCGCACCTTGGATGATCCGTCCGGCATCAGCGAGTTCCCGCACCTCATCGTCAACCAGGCCCGTGTCCTGGACTACTTCGCGGAGTTCATGGCGAACTCACCCACGCGGATGAAGCCGGACTACGGCTACGAATTTCACGGGCTGGAGGTCGGCGAGGGGGAGTACCCCGTCAGCGTGACCCTCGCGCACTCCTCCGGGCCCGACGCCGGCGTCGAGCGCGTGGTCCGCGCCAAGTACGTGATCGGAGCCGACGGCGCCCGCAGCAAGGTGCGGGACGCGATCGGCTGCACCATGGCCGGCGACAAGGCCAACCACGCCTGGGGCGTCATGGACGTGCTCGCCAACACGGACTTCCCGGACATCCGGACCAAGTGCGCGATCACCTCGGGCGGTGGCGGCAGCATCCTGCTGATTCCCCGCGAGGGCGGCCATCTCTTCCGGATGTACGTGGACCTGGGCGTGGTCCCGGAGAACGACGCCGGCGCGGTGCGCAACACCAGCATCGAACAGATCATCGCCAAGGCCAACGCCATCATCCACCCCTACACGCTCGACGTGCGCAACGTCGCCTGGCACAGCGTCTACGAGGTCGGCCACCGGCTCACAGACAGGTTCGACGACGTCGTGCCGGCGGAGCGTGGCACCCGCACCCCGCGCGTGTTCATCACCGGCGACGCCTGCCACACGCACAGCGCCAAGGCCGGCCAGGGCATGAACGTCTCCATGCAGGACGGCTTCAACATCGGCTGGAAGCTCGGACACGTGCTGGAAGGCCGCAGCCCGGAGAGCCTGCTGACGACCTACTCGGAGGAACGCCAGGTCGTCGCGAAGAACCTCATCGACTTCGACAAGGAATGGTCGACCCTGATGGCCAAGAAGCCCGAGGAGTTCGACAGCCCCTCCCAGCTTGAGGACTTCTACGTCAGTACTGCCGAGTTCCCCGCCGGGTTCATGACCCAGTACGCGCCGTCCATGCTGATCGGCGAGGCGGAGCACCAGGAGCTGGCCGCCGGTTTCCCGATCGGCAAGCGCTTCAAGTCCGCGCCGGTGCACCGGGTCTGCGACACCAACCCCGTCCACCTCGGCCATCAAGCCAAGGCCGACGGCCGCTGGCGGATCTACGTCTTCGCGGACCCGGCCGTCGCCGGGGAACCGTCGCCGACCACCGACCTGGCGGCCTGGCTGGCGGAGGCGCCGGAGTCACCGCTGGCCGGTACCCCGGAAGGCCTGGACCGAGACGCCTGGTTTGAGCTGAAGGTCATCTACCAGCAGGAGCACACCGGCGTCGACATCACCGCGGTGCCGGCAGTGTTCAAGCCGCAGGTGGGGCCGTTCCAGCTGAACTACCTGGATAATGTCTATGCCGCTGACCCGAACGCGGACATCTTCGAGCAGCGCGGCCTGGACCGCAGCGGCGTCGTGGTGGTGGTCCGCCCGGACCAGTACGTGGCCACCGTCCTGCCGCTGACGGCGACGGCGGAGCTCGGCGCGTTCTTCGCGCCGCTGCTGCCGGACCGGATGGCCCACCGCGTGTAA
- a CDS encoding LacI family DNA-binding transcriptional regulator, with product MVDAHGRPITLRMIAAETGVHASTVSRVLNATDGDVARWASPETVERIRDLARSRGYRRNVYASNLRTAKSNLVGVIVPRLQDFVLATIYEGIEEAAIQLGYSTFVTNSLDIDENRQARTAMMLERRVGGLIFGDAHLEDPFLAELEERAVPLVLVSRRTAGHTSVTCDDYQGGRLVAEHLIATGRRNVAVLAGLPFASTAADRVRGLVDGFREAGLEVPESRIVYGPFDAAGGRKATEEILASGYRPDSIFATNDFAAIGALGTLRDNALTVPDDVAVVGFNDTPLAAEMTIPLTTVRSPMHDMGHRSFELLVQRMQGERPQSEQLTPQLIVRASSRPSPHS from the coding sequence TTGGTTGATGCCCACGGCCGCCCGATCACGCTGCGCATGATCGCAGCGGAGACGGGGGTGCACGCGTCCACGGTTTCCCGCGTCCTGAATGCCACGGACGGTGACGTTGCGCGGTGGGCTTCACCGGAAACTGTCGAGCGGATCAGGGACCTTGCGCGCAGCCGTGGCTATCGCCGGAACGTCTATGCTTCGAATCTCCGGACCGCCAAGTCCAACCTGGTGGGCGTGATCGTTCCGCGCCTTCAGGACTTCGTGCTGGCCACGATCTATGAGGGGATTGAAGAAGCAGCAATCCAGCTGGGATATTCGACCTTTGTCACCAACTCCCTGGACATCGACGAAAACCGGCAGGCCCGGACGGCCATGATGCTTGAGCGCCGCGTCGGAGGCCTGATCTTCGGTGACGCCCACCTGGAAGACCCGTTCCTTGCTGAACTGGAAGAACGTGCGGTTCCGCTTGTTCTCGTCAGCCGCCGCACTGCAGGACACACCTCCGTCACCTGCGATGACTATCAGGGCGGGCGGCTGGTTGCCGAGCACCTGATTGCCACCGGACGGCGGAACGTCGCCGTCCTCGCCGGCCTGCCTTTCGCCTCCACTGCCGCCGACCGGGTCCGAGGACTGGTGGACGGCTTCCGCGAGGCAGGCCTGGAGGTCCCCGAAAGCCGCATCGTCTACGGACCCTTCGACGCCGCGGGAGGCAGGAAAGCAACCGAGGAAATTCTGGCCTCGGGGTACCGTCCTGACTCAATCTTCGCTACAAACGACTTCGCCGCCATCGGCGCGCTGGGAACATTGCGGGATAACGCCTTGACGGTTCCCGACGACGTCGCGGTCGTAGGTTTCAACGACACTCCCCTGGCTGCCGAGATGACCATCCCGCTCACTACCGTGCGATCACCCATGCACGATATGGGCCACCGATCCTTTGAACTGCTGGTGCAGCGGATGCAGGGCGAAAGGCCCCAAAGCGAGCAACTGACGCCTCAGCTGATCGTCCGCGCTTCGAGCCGGCCCTCCCCGCATTCGTAG